A genomic stretch from Kwoniella europaea PYCC6329 chromosome 2, complete sequence includes:
- a CDS encoding haloacid dehalogenase, type II, with protein sequence MSLEPFKVLLFDCYGDWETGMLENFTPLLDQPSAPSRDRLFEVLGPIENRIQDEQPTMLYSELLAKVYIETAEKLNLKSDEAQAKAFGNSIPSWPAFADSADALKKLSEAGLKLVILSNVDNKSFDGSKKRLEKGFAFDAIYTAEKIGSYKPSLRNFEYAIENIKKDFGLEKEDILIVANSKYHDVQPGHKKGIKSAWIDRERAFMGVSAYKDVIPDYQFQSMMEFANAVIKDKS encoded by the exons ATGTCTCTTGAGCCcttcaa AGTCTTGCTCTTCGATTGTTATGGA GACTGGGAGACAGGGATGTTAGAGAACTTCACACCTCTCCTCGATCAACCTTCCGCCCCGAGCAGAGATAGATTATTTGAAGTGCTAGGTCCTATCGAAAATAGGATCCAGGATGAGCAGCCCACGATGCTCTATTCGGAACT ACTCGCCAAAGTTTATATCGAGACTGCCGAAAAACTGAATCTCAAatctgatgaag CTCAAGCCAAAGCATTTGGCAACTCTATTCCTTCATGGCCCGCTTTTGCAGATTCGGCAGATGCGCTGAAGAAGCTTTCAGAGGCGGGGTTGAAGTTGGTCATTCTGTCCAATGTCGATAATAAGAGTTTTGATGG atcgaagaagagattggagaaaggtTTTGCCTTCGATGCTATTTACACCGCtgagaaga TCGGATCATACAAACCCTCTTTGCGGAATTTCGAATACGCCATAGAGAACATCAAGAAAGATTTCGGATTGGAAAAAGAAGATATTCTGATAGTTGCTAACTCCAAGTACCATGATGTTCAACC AGGTCATaagaaaggtatcaaatcagcttggatAGATCGAGAGAGAGCTTTCATGGGTGTATCAGCGTATAAGGATGTTATACCtgattatcaatttcaaaGTATGATGGAATTTGCAAATGCCGTCATCAAGGATAAATCCTAG